Proteins found in one Sphingobium sp. V4 genomic segment:
- a CDS encoding DUF2945 domain-containing protein has translation MTETFRKGRRVKWNWGQGVGRGRVAERFDHHVERRIEGSLIRRNGSPQDPAYLIATDSGAEVLKLGSEISSA, from the coding sequence ATGACCGAGACATTCCGTAAGGGAAGGCGGGTCAAGTGGAACTGGGGGCAGGGCGTCGGCCGCGGACGTGTCGCCGAGCGGTTCGACCACCATGTGGAGCGCAGGATCGAGGGGTCGCTCATCCGCCGCAACGGATCGCCGCAGGACCCCGCCTATCTCATCGCCACCGACAGCGGTGCCGAAGTGTTGAAGCTGGGGTCCGAAATCAGCAGCGCCTGA
- a CDS encoding glycosyltransferase family 1 protein: MDATGLRVALFSGNYNYVRDGANQALNRFVGYLLRQGAAVRVYSPTTDTPAFDPAGDLVSAPSFAVPGRKEYRVPYRLSASLRRDLKNFRPNLVHVASPDPLGHRALSWARDHGLPTVASVHTRFETYPRYYGLAFLEPLIESLLRRFYRRCDAIVAPSESMAQLLREQRMNYDVGIWTRGIDRDIFHPARRDLAWRRSLGIADGVPAIGFIGRLVMEKGLDVFSDTIDRLTERQVPHKVLVVGEGPAREWFQNRLPQAVFTGFQQGQDLGRAVASMDMLFNPSVTETFGNVTLEAMACGLPTVAARATGSESLVTEGITGRLIRPGAIGDFADALQYYCQDESARTAAGRAAQARAERNGWDQVNQALVDTYLRVIRQRAQGMVPRSSPVP, translated from the coding sequence ATGGATGCTACCGGCCTTCGCGTCGCCCTGTTCAGCGGCAATTACAACTATGTTCGGGACGGCGCGAACCAGGCGCTCAACCGCTTCGTCGGCTATCTGCTGAGGCAGGGCGCGGCCGTGCGCGTCTATTCACCAACGACGGACACACCTGCCTTCGATCCGGCCGGCGACCTTGTGAGCGCGCCGTCATTCGCCGTGCCAGGGCGCAAGGAATATCGGGTTCCCTATCGACTGTCGGCGTCATTGCGCCGCGATCTCAAAAACTTCCGGCCCAACCTGGTGCATGTGGCCAGCCCCGACCCGCTGGGCCACCGCGCGCTCAGTTGGGCGCGTGACCATGGCCTGCCGACGGTCGCGTCCGTCCATACCCGGTTCGAAACCTATCCGCGCTATTATGGGCTGGCCTTCCTGGAGCCGCTGATCGAGTCGCTGCTCCGCCGCTTCTACCGCCGCTGCGACGCCATCGTGGCGCCATCCGAATCGATGGCGCAACTGCTGCGCGAGCAGCGGATGAACTATGATGTGGGCATCTGGACGCGCGGCATCGATCGGGACATTTTTCATCCCGCCCGACGCGACCTGGCCTGGCGGCGGTCGCTGGGCATCGCCGACGGTGTGCCGGCAATCGGTTTCATCGGCCGACTGGTGATGGAAAAGGGGCTGGACGTCTTTTCCGACACGATCGACCGACTGACCGAACGCCAGGTGCCCCACAAGGTGCTGGTGGTGGGCGAAGGCCCGGCGCGCGAATGGTTCCAGAACCGCCTGCCCCAGGCCGTCTTCACCGGGTTCCAGCAGGGGCAGGACCTGGGCCGCGCCGTCGCCAGCATGGACATGCTGTTCAATCCATCGGTTACCGAGACCTTTGGCAATGTGACGCTGGAGGCGATGGCGTGCGGCCTGCCCACGGTCGCCGCACGCGCCACGGGCAGCGAAAGCCTGGTCACCGAAGGGATCACCGGCCGCCTTATCCGGCCCGGTGCGATCGGCGATTTCGCCGACGCGTTGCAATATTATTGCCAGGACGAAAGCGCGCGCACTGCCGCCGGCAGGGCGGCCCAGGCCCGCGCCGAACGCAATGGCTGGGACCAGGTCAACCAGGCCCTGGTCGACACCTATCTGCGCGTCATCCGCCAGCGCGCCCAGGGAATGGTACCGCGTTCCAGCCCTGTTCCCTGA
- a CDS encoding replication-associated recombination protein A — MADLFASDDPGSADLADIAPLADRLRPRTLSDVVGQEHLTGPDGAIGRMVAAGRLSSIIFWGPPGTGKTTISRLLADAVGMRFEPISAVFSGVADLKKVFALAKEHGRRGEKTLLFVDEIHRFNRAQQDGFLPFVENGTVTLVGATTENPSFELNAALLSRAQVLILRRLDAAALEQLLDRAEALTGRPLPLDVAAREALLASADGDGRFLLNQVETLYSIDIPQPLDPAGLSALLHRRVAVYDKDREGHYNLISALHKALRGSDPQAALYYLARMLTAGEEPLYVLRRLVRFATEDIGLADPQALVQCLAAKDAYEFLGSPEGELAIVQACLYCATAPKSNAGYMAMKASFKSARDTGSLMPPMNIVNAPTKLMKQVGYGKNYQYDHDAEGGFSGANYWPDEMSPQIYYSPTDRGFEARIAERIAYWNRLRAERGPA, encoded by the coding sequence ATGGCCGATCTTTTTGCTTCCGATGACCCTGGCTCCGCCGATTTGGCGGACATCGCCCCGCTGGCCGACCGGCTGCGCCCGCGCACGCTGAGCGACGTGGTGGGACAGGAACATCTGACCGGTCCCGATGGCGCAATCGGCCGCATGGTGGCGGCGGGCCGGCTTTCCTCGATCATCTTCTGGGGGCCGCCTGGCACCGGCAAGACGACGATCTCCCGCCTTCTGGCGGATGCTGTGGGGATGCGGTTCGAACCGATTTCGGCGGTCTTTTCCGGAGTCGCGGACCTCAAGAAGGTCTTTGCCCTCGCCAAGGAGCATGGCCGGCGGGGCGAGAAGACGCTGTTGTTCGTGGACGAGATCCATCGGTTCAACCGCGCACAGCAGGACGGATTCCTGCCCTTCGTCGAGAACGGGACCGTCACGCTGGTGGGCGCGACCACCGAAAATCCGAGCTTCGAACTCAACGCCGCGCTGCTGTCCCGCGCACAGGTGCTTATCCTGCGTCGGCTGGACGCCGCGGCGCTGGAGCAGTTGCTGGACCGGGCAGAGGCGCTGACCGGCCGCCCGCTGCCCCTGGACGTCGCAGCGCGCGAAGCGTTGCTGGCGAGTGCGGATGGGGACGGCCGCTTCCTCCTCAACCAGGTTGAGACGCTCTATTCGATCGACATTCCGCAGCCGCTCGATCCCGCCGGCCTTTCCGCCCTGCTCCACCGCCGCGTTGCGGTCTATGACAAGGATAGGGAGGGGCATTACAACCTCATTTCCGCACTGCACAAAGCATTGCGCGGATCGGACCCACAGGCCGCGCTCTATTATCTGGCGCGGATGCTGACGGCGGGCGAGGAGCCGCTTTACGTGTTGCGGCGGCTGGTGCGTTTCGCGACCGAGGATATTGGCCTCGCCGATCCACAGGCGCTGGTCCAATGCCTTGCGGCCAAGGATGCCTATGAGTTTCTCGGTTCGCCGGAGGGGGAGCTGGCGATCGTGCAGGCCTGCCTCTATTGCGCCACGGCCCCCAAGTCGAATGCCGGCTATATGGCGATGAAGGCGTCCTTCAAGTCCGCGCGGGACACCGGATCGCTGATGCCGCCGATGAACATCGTCAACGCCCCCACCAAGCTGATGAAGCAGGTCGGCTACGGCAAGAACTATCAATATGACCATGATGCGGAGGGCGGCTTTTCCGGCGCCAATTACTGGCCGGACGAGATGAGTCCCCAGATCTATTACAGCCCCACCGATCGCGGGTTCGAGGCACGCATCGCCGAACGCATCGCCTATTGGAACCGGCTGCGGGCGGAGCGCGGCCCGGCGTGA
- a CDS encoding cupin domain-containing protein — protein MCAEDGRQGQALIQALGLAPHPEGGWYRETWRAPAAPGERAAGTAILFLLEAHERSHWHRVDADEHWFWHAGAPLGLSVAADEEPAREMLLGGDVLAGQTPQGWIPAHHWQAAAPQGGWTLVSCTVTPGFEFAGFSLAPAGWSPPV, from the coding sequence ATGTGCGCGGAAGATGGGCGTCAGGGACAGGCGTTGATTCAGGCTCTCGGTCTGGCGCCGCATCCCGAAGGCGGTTGGTATCGGGAGACGTGGCGCGCCCCTGCCGCCCCCGGAGAACGGGCGGCAGGCACGGCTATCCTGTTCCTGCTGGAGGCGCATGAGCGGTCGCACTGGCACCGGGTCGATGCGGACGAACATTGGTTCTGGCACGCGGGTGCGCCGCTCGGCTTGTCAGTGGCCGCGGATGAGGAACCGGCGCGCGAAATGCTGTTGGGAGGCGACGTGCTGGCTGGTCAGACCCCGCAGGGCTGGATACCCGCGCATCATTGGCAGGCGGCCGCGCCGCAGGGCGGCTGGACGCTGGTGAGCTGCACGGTGACGCCAGGCTTTGAATTTGCGGGATTTTCCCTCGCGCCGGCGGGTTGGTCGCCTCCCGTGTGA
- a CDS encoding glycine zipper 2TM domain-containing protein, giving the protein MRKALLALAAVSLAVPVSMAVPTDGAQARKHYRYKEWRGRDGRTYCRKSDGTTGLIIGGVGGALVGRAIDTRGDRATGTILGAAGGALLGKEIDSKRRCR; this is encoded by the coding sequence ATGCGTAAAGCCCTGCTAGCCCTGGCCGCCGTTTCGCTGGCCGTTCCCGTTTCCATGGCGGTGCCGACCGACGGTGCCCAGGCCCGCAAACATTATCGCTACAAGGAATGGCGTGGCCGGGACGGCCGCACCTATTGCCGCAAGTCCGACGGGACGACCGGCTTGATTATCGGCGGCGTCGGCGGCGCGCTGGTGGGCCGCGCGATCGACACCCGCGGCGACCGCGCGACGGGCACCATCCTGGGCGCCGCCGGCGGCGCGCTTCTCGGCAAGGAAATCGACAGCAAGCGCCGCTGCCGCTGA
- a CDS encoding EVE domain-containing protein: protein MNYWLMKSEPDVFSYDDLVEKGKAEWDGVRNHAAQGHMRAMRKGDLSIFYHSNIGVEAVGIMEIVEEAAPDSTDDTGKWIAVHVAPHRKLAKPVTLKAMKADSALADMAMLRQPRLSVSPLTKAQFDHILAMSKA, encoded by the coding sequence ATGAACTACTGGCTGATGAAATCGGAGCCCGACGTGTTTTCCTACGACGACCTGGTCGAAAAGGGGAAGGCCGAATGGGACGGCGTGCGCAACCATGCGGCGCAGGGGCATATGCGGGCGATGCGCAAAGGCGACCTTTCGATCTTCTACCACAGCAACATCGGCGTGGAGGCTGTCGGCATCATGGAGATTGTCGAGGAAGCCGCACCGGACAGCACCGACGACACCGGCAAGTGGATCGCAGTCCATGTCGCCCCGCATCGCAAGCTCGCCAAGCCGGTGACGTTGAAGGCCATGAAGGCCGATTCGGCGCTGGCGGACATGGCAATGCTGCGCCAGCCACGCCTGTCGGTATCTCCCCTGACCAAGGCGCAGTTCGACCATATTCTCGCCATGTCAAAGGCTTGA
- a CDS encoding 2-oxoglutarate and iron-dependent oxygenase domain-containing protein: protein MSQTVLEQVPVLSMADMPKADFAIAFGESFQRFGFAMVKDHGMDQRLVDDGWALARRFFAQPEAVKQRYNAKINGGQRGYTAFGTEIAKGASENDLKEFWHVGRDLPEGDPLAATMPPNVWPEEMPEFEPVFASLYREFDRVGAELLSAIALYLGLPERWFDGPVENGNSILRLLHYPPVSPQAPGIRAGAHEDINLITLLLGAEEGGLELKDRDGNWLPVVPPPGALAINVGDMLQRLTNHVLPSTSHRVVNPPPERRGHSRYSMPFFLHLRPDFMIDALPQCVTEDNPRREAPISAHDYLTERLIEIGLIKKG from the coding sequence GTGTCGCAAACGGTGCTGGAACAGGTGCCCGTCCTGTCCATGGCGGACATGCCCAAGGCGGATTTCGCCATTGCTTTCGGTGAATCCTTCCAACGCTTCGGCTTCGCCATGGTCAAGGACCATGGCATGGACCAGAGGCTGGTCGACGATGGCTGGGCGCTGGCTCGGCGCTTCTTCGCCCAGCCCGAGGCGGTGAAGCAGCGCTACAATGCCAAGATCAATGGCGGCCAGCGCGGTTATACCGCGTTCGGGACCGAGATCGCCAAGGGCGCGAGCGAAAATGACCTCAAGGAATTCTGGCATGTCGGCCGCGACCTGCCAGAAGGCGATCCGCTGGCAGCGACGATGCCACCCAACGTCTGGCCCGAAGAAATGCCGGAGTTCGAACCTGTGTTCGCCAGCCTCTATCGCGAGTTCGACCGCGTCGGCGCGGAACTGCTGTCCGCCATCGCGCTTTATCTGGGCCTGCCCGAACGCTGGTTCGACGGGCCTGTCGAGAATGGCAACTCGATCCTGCGTCTGCTCCACTATCCGCCGGTGTCACCCCAAGCGCCCGGCATCCGCGCCGGCGCACATGAGGATATCAACCTCATCACCCTGCTGCTGGGCGCGGAAGAAGGCGGTCTGGAACTGAAGGATCGGGACGGAAACTGGTTGCCGGTCGTGCCGCCGCCCGGCGCGCTGGCCATCAACGTGGGCGACATGCTGCAACGACTGACCAACCATGTGCTGCCGTCCACCAGCCATCGGGTGGTCAATCCGCCGCCGGAACGACGCGGTCATTCGCGTTATTCCATGCCCTTCTTCCTGCACCTGCGGCCCGACTTCATGATCGACGCGCTGCCGCAATGCGTGACCGAGGACAATCCGCGCCGCGAAGCGCCGATCAGCGCACATGATTATCTGACCGAACGACTGATCGAGATCGGGTTGATCAAGAAGGGGTAG
- a CDS encoding dihydroneopterin aldolase, with amino-acid sequence MQTGFDDFLTLEVNNLHVDVLTGIYSEETHLPQPLRISISARLRIADHYGPEAPLTQSKNYMDLKHAASTALPEGVHFTLIEAVADHIIDTIFLQDDKVSHVEVKIVKLALSERGEEIGITLGRGRK; translated from the coding sequence ATGCAGACTGGATTTGACGATTTTCTGACGCTGGAGGTCAACAATCTGCACGTCGATGTGCTGACCGGCATCTATTCGGAGGAGACGCACCTCCCGCAACCGCTGCGAATTTCCATAAGCGCGCGGTTGCGAATCGCCGACCATTATGGTCCCGAAGCCCCGCTCACCCAGTCCAAAAACTATATGGACCTCAAGCACGCCGCCTCGACCGCGCTGCCCGAAGGCGTGCATTTCACCCTGATCGAGGCGGTGGCGGACCATATCATCGACACTATCTTCCTCCAGGACGACAAGGTCAGCCATGTCGAGGTGAAGATCGTGAAGCTGGCGCTCAGCGAGCGCGGCGAGGAAATCGGCATCACCCTGGGTCGCGGGCGCAAATAG
- a CDS encoding N-acetyltransferase, with product MADRQDVSHILPLDSQPEAAIEWLLDAAFGPDRHGRTAYRIREGMPWLASLSFAVVDDEGALIGSLQSWPVALTQADGSQIPLIMVGPVAVEPAHQKGGHGRALMDMVVAAARAQRTEPLMMIGDPEYYGRFWGFSDAGTGGWDAPGPFEKRRLLALSVDDRPVGGKGMLAPRIAVAA from the coding sequence ATGGCGGATCGGCAAGACGTGTCTCACATTCTTCCCCTGGATAGTCAGCCCGAAGCGGCGATCGAGTGGCTGCTCGACGCGGCCTTCGGTCCCGACCGCCACGGCCGCACCGCCTATCGCATCCGCGAGGGAATGCCCTGGCTCGCCAGCCTGTCCTTTGCCGTCGTGGATGACGAGGGCGCGCTCATCGGGTCGCTGCAAAGCTGGCCGGTGGCGCTGACCCAGGCGGATGGTAGCCAGATCCCGCTAATCATGGTCGGCCCGGTGGCGGTCGAACCCGCACATCAGAAAGGCGGCCATGGCCGTGCCCTGATGGACATGGTGGTCGCCGCCGCGCGGGCGCAGCGCACCGAACCGCTGATGATGATCGGCGACCCGGAATATTATGGCCGCTTCTGGGGCTTTTCCGACGCGGGCACTGGCGGCTGGGACGCGCCCGGTCCGTTCGAGAAGCGCCGGCTGCTCGCCCTCTCGGTCGACGACCGGCCGGTCGGGGGCAAGGGAATGCTGGCTCCCCGGATCGCCGTCGCGGCCTGA
- a CDS encoding DUF1285 domain-containing protein — protein MPMEPLPDLSTLSLADIARLAQEKRLPPVAQWNPDHCGDSEMRIARDGTWYHQGSPIGREAMVRLFSSILRREPDGSHVLVTPVEKLDIEVEDAPFVAVELRSDGEGRDRTLTFRLNSGDLLTAGSDHGLTLRETPDGPHPYLHVRGGMEALIARSVYYELMNLALDEGGERVGLWSEGAFFALDGLT, from the coding sequence ATGCCGATGGAGCCACTGCCAGACCTGTCCACCCTGTCGCTCGCCGATATTGCGCGCCTGGCGCAGGAAAAGCGCCTGCCACCGGTCGCGCAGTGGAACCCCGATCATTGCGGCGACAGCGAGATGCGGATCGCGCGCGATGGCACCTGGTACCATCAGGGTTCGCCGATCGGCCGCGAGGCGATGGTCCGCCTCTTTTCGAGCATATTGCGGCGCGAGCCGGACGGCAGCCATGTCCTCGTCACCCCGGTCGAGAAACTCGACATAGAGGTGGAGGATGCGCCTTTCGTCGCGGTCGAACTCAGGAGCGACGGCGAGGGTCGTGACCGCACGCTGACCTTCCGGCTCAACAGCGGCGACCTCTTGACGGCTGGCAGCGACCATGGCCTGACCCTGCGAGAAACGCCCGACGGCCCCCACCCCTATCTCCATGTTCGGGGCGGCATGGAAGCGCTGATCGCGCGCAGCGTCTATTATGAACTGATGAACCTGGCGCTGGACGAGGGCGGAGAACGGGTCGGCCTGTGGAGCGAGGGCGCCTTTTTCGCACTGGACGGCCTGACATGA
- a CDS encoding CoA pyrophosphatase, translating to MTLAERLRAALDAGHRRDDLLQPSDVRDPRIEGDIPLAPAAVLVAITDRPEPGLILTERSARLRNHAGQIAFPGGRVDEGDADEIAGALREAQEEIALHPDHVQVIGTSDRYHTFTGFDIVPVLGVIPPDLPLRPREGEVADWFEVPLAYALDPMNRVRREVEFAGALRQYYEIDWQGRRIWGITAAILANISRRLGHDRLAA from the coding sequence ATGACGCTGGCCGAGCGGCTGCGCGCCGCGCTCGACGCAGGCCATCGCCGAGACGACTTGTTGCAACCATCCGATGTGCGCGATCCGCGGATCGAGGGCGACATTCCGCTCGCCCCCGCGGCGGTGCTGGTGGCGATCACCGACCGGCCCGAGCCGGGGTTGATCCTGACCGAACGCTCGGCGCGGCTGCGGAACCATGCCGGCCAGATCGCCTTTCCGGGCGGCCGGGTGGATGAAGGCGATGCGGACGAGATTGCCGGCGCATTGCGCGAGGCGCAGGAGGAAATCGCGCTGCACCCCGACCATGTGCAGGTGATCGGAACATCCGACCGCTATCATACCTTCACCGGCTTCGACATCGTGCCGGTTCTGGGGGTCATCCCGCCCGACCTGCCGCTGCGCCCGCGGGAGGGAGAGGTCGCCGACTGGTTCGAGGTGCCCCTGGCCTATGCGCTCGACCCGATGAACCGGGTGCGGCGCGAGGTGGAGTTTGCCGGTGCTCTGCGACAATATTACGAGATCGACTGGCAGGGGCGCCGAATCTGGGGGATCACGGCCGCCATCCTCGCCAATATTTCCCGAAGGCTGGGCCATGACCGTCTTGCTGCCTGA